A stretch of DNA from Synechococcus sp. PROS-9-1:
TTGGCGACCTCTGGTTCCACCACCACCAGAACTGGCAGAGGGCAACTTGTAACCCTTCGCTTCCACCAAAGCTTTGTAAAAGCCCTTAAGCAGAACGCGACCACTGGGACCGACATACCCGCATCCCCGCGCAATTTCGTGTTCAGAGCGATTGCTGAGTGACCGGGCCCTGTTCAGCAATTCCTGGCCAGTGAGCATCTAACTCAAGAAATTTATTTGATTCTGGCCATAACTCTCACATGAAGCAACAAAGGGATCTAAAGAACATTGGAGGCTTTAGAGACCAAGCTCGCTCAGATGAGATACAGAATCACAAATAAGACAACCCAAATGCCGTCAACGAAGTGCCAATAGAGCTCTGCCGCTTCGAGGGGAAAGTGATTGTCTGCTGTAACGCGCCCCTCAGGGGTGCGACATTGCCACCACACAATCAGAATCATTAGGGCACCCAGGGTCACATGCAGACCGTGGAAGCCAGTGAGAGCGTAGAAAGTGCTGGCATAAAGATTGTCAGTCAACCCAAATGGCAAGGTGAAATACTCCACCATCTGACTCACCAAAAAGGCCAAACCGAGAATGGCTGTCAGGAGTAACCAGCGCCTGCAGCGTTGCATGTCACTTCGGCGCAGATTGACACCAGCGCGATGAAAGGTGGCACTACTGACAAGCAAGAGAATGGTGTTCAGCGTTGGAAGCGGAAGCTCCAGCTCATACACAGCACCAGGCAGGAGAGGATTAACAGCCTTAAACGTGAGATAAGCAGCGAAAAACCCTGCGAAGGTCATCGCGTCAGCCACCAAGAAGGTGGCTAAGCCAAACATGCGGTGGTCGGGGTGGCTTTCTTCGTGATGCTCCTGAATTTCAACCGCTTGGTCTTGAGGGGATAGGGAAGTCATCGGCCGTTGCTCCATAAATCACTGCCACTGGCATCTTTCAAGTCGATCTTGTCTGCAGGGATTCCATACCCATAGGGGTGAGTGACCAAAGGAGGTTCACCTTTCCAGTTCTCTACAGGAGGTGGAGAGGTGGTCAACCATTCAGGGGTCAAGGCACGCCAAGGATTGTCTCCAGCAATCTCACCAGAGCGTGCACTCGCGAACACGTTCCAAAGGAAGGGCAAGGTGCTGAGGGCCATCAACAGGGCGCCAACACTGCTGATCTGATTCACAAACGCAAATTGCGGATCGTATTCAGCAACACGCCTGGGCATGCCATTGAGGCCAAGCCAATGCTGGGGGGCAAAGCAAAGGTTGAATCCAATGAACGTCAACAAGAAATGAAAACGTCCGATATTTTCATCCAGCATCCTGCCAGTCACTTTTGGGAACCAGTGATAAACAGACGCGAAGATCACAAAAACCGATCCTCCATAAACAATGTAATGGAAGTGAGCAACGACGAAGTAGGTGTCGTGCACATGAACATCGAAAGGAACTTGAGCAAGGGCTACGCCAGTAATACCGCCTAAAACAAAGTTGACGATAAAACCGCAAGAGAAGAGGATTGCACTATTGAGGCTGATTTTCCCTCCCCACAAAGTGGCTATCCAATTAAAGAATTTGATACCAGTCGGAACAGCAATAAAGGCCGTTGCAATTGTGAAAAACAGACGCATCCATGGAGGAGTACCACTGGTAAACATGTGATGAGCCCAAACAACAAGCCCAAGAACAACGATCGCCATGATCGAATACACCATCGTGGTATATCCAAAAAGTGGTTTCCGACAATGAATTGGAAGGATTTCACTCACCAAGCCAAATGCTGGCAGCACCATGATATAGACCGCTGGATGAGAGTAAAACCAGAAGAGGTGCTGATAGACAACAACATTTCCACCCATTCCCGGATTAAAGAATCCCGTATGCGCAACGATATCGAAGCTTAGAAGGATCAAAGTACCAGCAAGAACAGGTGTCGAAAGAACAACAAGAATACTCGTTCCAAGCATCGCCCAGCAATACATCGGCAATTGCATCAGCTTCAAGCCAGGACGACGCAATTTCAGAATCGTGGCAATGAAGTTAATGCCGCCAAAAATTGAACTTCCCCCAAGCAATAAAACGCTCAGGATCCAAATAATCTGACCACTCGCAGGAGTTGTAAGACTGAGAGGTGGATATGCTGTCCAACCAGACTGCGCTGCACCAGTAATAAAGTAACTGGTGATCAGGAGTAAACCAGCAGGGGGAATCAACCAAAAAGCAACAGCATTCAGCCTTGGGAAGGCCATGTCCCTGGCCCCAACATAAAACGGAATCAGATAATTACCAAAGGCACCATTCACGACAGGAACGATCCAGAGAAAGATCATCACAGTGCCGTGCAAGGTAAGCACCTGGTTGTAAACCTCCCGTGGCATAAAATCTGACACTGGACTGGTCAGCTCTGTACGGATAGCGCCAGCAAGGGCACCACCAATCAGGTAGAAAGCAAAGCCACAAACAAGATATTGAAGTCCGATCACTTTGTGATCGACGCTAAAACTGAGATAGCGAAGCCACCCAGTTGGTTGCAACGAGGGGGGTTTGCTTTGCTGCGGAAGAGTGAGTGTCATGCCTCAGATACAGGGAGCTTGCGATTGGCCTGGAACCAGGCGTCGTAGTCGTCGGCCGACTCAACCACCACTGTGGAGCGCATACCACCGTGATATGGGCCGCAAAGTTCAGCGCAAACCACTGGATAACGGCCTGGACGAGTGGGAGTGAAATTAAGCAATGTTGGCTGGCCTGGAATGATGTCTTGCTTGAGCCTGAATTCTGGAACCCAGAACGCATGGATCACATCTTTGGCCTCCATTTTCAATGAAATAGGGCGTCCTGATGGAACATGCAGTTCTCCAGAAATAATGTCTCCATCGGGATAATGGAATAGGAAGGCAAATTGCATCGCCGTGACCTCAACCGGAAGAGGAGATATCGCCATATCTGAACTGGCTTGCATCGCCCCTGCAGTACCAATTCCTCCCCAAACCCTCTCTTCACTGGCTTGAGAATCACCGTGCCCCCCATGACTAAGGGGAACCATTCCCCCCATTCGTTCGTAGATGTCGTAGCTGAATAAGCCTACAAACAGCACAACAATGGCTGGGACAGCAGTCCAAAAGATCTCCAGAGGCAAATTGCCTTCTAGTGCAATCCCGTCACCAATCTGTCCGGGTTTGCGGCGGAAACGAACGAGGCTGAACACGACCACCCCAACGATTCCTACAAACAGAATCGTTCCGATGCTGAACAGAACACGAAACAGCTCGTCGTAGATGGGTGCATTGACGCTGGCATCAACAGGAAGGAGGTTGACGTTTTGGCCAATCCACAATCCACCCAGCACAAGGATCATTCCCAGCACAAGAGTGAGAATTGCCGAGGGGATAGGCACGAAACTCCTGGTACATGTCTCTTCAGACTATGGAGATCACAGCCCTTCTTGATGCTGTGATTGTTAAAGCAGCCTGTAGTTCCTGCTAACAAAGCTGTTTTAGGGCGCTGTTGTCAGCAAAGGGAGATGTTGGCGCTCTTAAAAATGTCGGAGACCTGTAATTAGCGTGCCGTTCGAGATCAAATCGCTAGTTTACAAAAATAAACCATGCGATTAGGAGTAACAGTCGTTGAATTCATCGGCAACAGTTCCGGTTCGTTTGCGTCTGGCGCAGCTCGCTGCTCACCTGGTCGTGGCTCTAATTGCACTCGTGGTAATTGGAGGCGCAACCCGGGTCATGGAGGCAGGGCTGGCCTGTCCTGATTGGCCTCTTTGCTACGGAAGCCTGCTGCCTGGTCGCCAGATGAACCTCAAGGTGTTTTTGGAATGGTTCCACCGCCTGGATGCCTTCGTTGTGGGCATCGCCCTGCTGGTCCAACTCGGTGCCGCCTGGTTCTGGAGGAAGGAACTGCCCCGTTGGTTGCTGCCGCTGTCGTCCCTTTTGGTTCTGTTGGTGATTCTTCAGGGCGGCCTCGGTGCTTTGACCGTGCTTCAACTGCTCCCCTCCGCAGTGGTCACAGCCCATCTTGTGCTGGCTCTGACCCTGGTCATTGTGATGAGCGGACTCACACAAAGGCTGCTCACTGCAGGTGCCAAAGGATCTGCAGCCCCTCGCTGGTGGCCCTTGCTTGGAGGAATCAGCCTTGCAGCCGTTTCAGCACAATGCCTTCTTGGAGGGCGGATGGCGACCTCATGGGCAGCCCAACGCTGTTTACAAGAGGGTCAGTCCTGCCAATGGCTCCATTGGCATCGCAGTGCAGCAACTCCAGCAGCCGTCTGTGTCTTGCTGTTCGTTGCAACAGCTCTGATCGCCGGCGGCTGGGCTCGTCAGCAATGGCCCCTCCTCATCACAGCCACTCTCCTGGTCTCAACGCAGATCGCTTTGGGTGTTTTCACCTTGCGGCTTGGTCTAAGTCAGCCCGCTGTGACGGTGTGTCATCAACTCGTTGCCTGTCTTCTCGTGGCCGTCCTCGCTGCTCTCACCTGGAGACGTCCGTCAACACCCGACTCCCCTCTCACCATCGCTCGCGATTCTTCAACCCTGGAGCCCTGTCATGGCTAGTTCAGCTTCCGTTGCTCCAATGCCACCATCCCTCACGAGGGAGGAGGTCGTGCCATCTCGCAAGAGAATCAAACTTCCCCCTTGGCTTGAGGTCGCCAAACCAAGGTTGATCCCTCTTCTCCTGGCCACCACGTTGGGAGGAATGGCACTCACCGAAGGCTGGCCCCTCTCCTCACCAAGGCTGGCATGCACCCTTGGTGGTGGTGCGTTAGCGGCAGCCGCCGCAGGAGTTCTCAACTGTTTGTGGGAGCAGGAGCTCGATGGACGCATGCTGCGCACGAGTGGTCGAGCCCTTCCATCTGGACGGTTGTCACCATCCGCAGCCTTTATTGGCGCAGTGTCCTGCACTCTTGCTGCTGCTGCTCTTCTCGTCAGCGGGGTGAATTGCCTTGCGGCTGGACTCTCTCTCTTAGGGCTCTGCAGTTACGTCCTGCTTTACACCGCGCTTCTTAAGCCCCGCACCACGCAAAACATTGTGGTTGGCGGTGTTGCTGGCGCCATCCCACCATTGGTCGGAGCCGCTGCAGCAACAGGCCATATCGGCCTAGGTGGATGGTGGCTGTTCGCTCTTGTAATGGTCTGGACTCCAGCCCATTTCTGGGCACTAGCCCTGCTGTTGCATGACGACTATCGGGCCGTTGGGATTCCAATGCTCCCTGTTGTTAAAGGACCTTTGGTCACGACTAGGGCGATTCGACGCTATGGATGGGCCACGATCTTGCTGAGCTTTTTGGGCATTTGGGCCCTACCTGAGGGTGGTGCCTTGTATGGGCTGTTAGTCATTCCCTTCAACGGCCGCCTTCTGCAGATGGTGGAGCGTCTGGCTGCTGAGCCCACCAACCGGGTTCGCGCTAAGGGATTGTTTCGTTGGTCGATCCTTTATCTCTTTGGAATCTGTCTCTTGCTTGTCATGAGCCGAATGTCTGGATCCGCTCAGTTTGACCTGCAAGTGAGGGCCGTCTTTGACATCCTCGCGGGCGGATTTCTTCCTGTCGCTTCCTAGATTATTTAACCTCGCTTTTGGACGGTTTCATGTCCCTGATCGTGCTCGATCACCTGGAAAAGTCTTACGGGACGGTTTCAGCGCTCAGGGACTTGAGCTTGCAAGTCCCTGAAGGATGTCTGTATGGCCTGCTGGGGCCGAATGGTGCTGGCAAAACCACAACACTGAGAATTCTTGCCACTCTTCTGGCTCCAGATCTTGGCAATGTCCGCATTGCTGGCCTGGATGCCTTGAAAGACCAACGGGACGTTCGACGCCTTATTGGTTATGTCGCTCAAGAGGTAGCGATTGACAAAATCCTCACCGGGCGTGAGCTCCTTGAACTTCAAGGCGACCTCTATCACTTACGACCAAAGCAGAGGAACCAACGGATCGACGAGCTGAACGAGATTTTGGGCATGAATGCCTGGATCGACCGTCGATGCGGTACTTATTCCGGAGGCATGCGTCGTCGACTTGATCTAGCGGCTGGTCTCTTACATCGCCCCCAACTGCTCATCCTCGACGAACCCACGGTCGGACTTGACATCGAAAGTCGGGCCGTGATCTGGAACGTGCTCCGTGACTTAAGAGACCAGGGCACAACGGTCTTGCTCAGCACCCATTATCTCGAGGAAGTGGAAGCACTCGCAGATCGAATGGCCATCATTGATGCCGGGACGGTGATTGCTGAGGGCACACCAAACGAACTCAAGAAACGTCTTGGAGGGGATCGGGTCACCTTGCGTGTGCGTGAGTTCAGTAATGAGCAGGAAGCAGAGACCATTCGCGACTTGCTTCAACCCCTTGATGGCGTCCAAAACATTGTGATTAATCGCTCGCAAGGCCACTCCCTGAACCTTGTGGTCGATGGAGAGCAGGTCCTTCCTCGGCTTCGCCTTTGCTTGGAAGACGCAGGACTTCCCGTGTTTGCCCTTGCCCAAAGCAGGCCCAGTCTTGACGATGTTTACCTTCAGGCCACAGGTCGCACCCTGATGGATGCTGAGCTTGCCATTGCCGGTCAGCGTGATCCGAAGCAAGAGCGCAAGCAAGCCATGCGGTAACGACCTTCTTTCACCCTCCGATTTCCATCAGTGCGCCCCATGACCACACCCCTTCTTCAGATCGATGCCAGCCAAGTGTCCTCACGAGGAGCTTTGACGGAGCTCATCCAGGAAACGACAGCTCTAACGCGTCGCCTCTTCGTGCAGCTCAAACGGCGTCCCTCCACACTGATTGCCGGAGTTCTGCAGCCACTGATCTGGTTGATTTTATTTGGAGCTCTGTTCTCTAAGGCTCCTGAGGGCCTATTGCCCGGCGGCATGAGCTACGGGCGCTTTCTGGGGGCTGGAGTGATTGTGTTCACAGCGTTCAGCGGTGCACTCAATGCAGGACTTCCGGTCATGTTTGACCGCGAATTTGGCTTTCTCAACCGACTTCTTGTTGCGCCCTTAAGAAGTCGAAGTTCCATTGTCTTCGCTTCGGTGATTTTCATCACCACGTTGAGCCTTGTGCAGAGTTTGGCGATCATGGTGACAGCGGCATTGCTCGGATATGGATGGCCTGGAGCTGGTGGTCTCCTGCTCGTTCTGTTCACCCTGCTGCTGTTGGTGTTTGCCGTAACGGCCTTAAGTCTGGGCTTGGCCTTTGCCTTGCCGGGTCACATTGAGTTGATTGCGGTGATTTTTGTCGCCAATCTTCCTCTGCTCTTTGCAAGCACCGCATTGGCACCTCTCAGCTTTATGCCTGTGTGGATGGGCTGGCTAGCAGCCCTAAATCCCCTTACCTTCGCGATAGAACCAATTCGAGCGGCCTATGCAGGCCCTCTCGATCTTTCAGTGGTTCTCTTGGACGCACCCTATGGGTCAGTCACAGGACAGACCTGCTTATTGGTCTTGACCGGGCTCACCGTGGGGCTGTTTCTCCTCATCCGACCACTGCTCAACCGCAAACTCTCTTGATTCCGTGTCTGTCTCTTCGTTTCAGCCCCTGAACCCCCGCCAACTAGACCTGCAGCGTCGCTTGCTGGTCGCCAATGAATTAAGAGAAACCCCCCTTATCGAGCAATTAGAAGTGCAGTGGGTGCATCGCTATGGGGTGAGCTCTCTTCCCAAACGAACGGCTGAATCCTCCCCAGACGCTCTCCCCTCTCCCCTGAGTTCAGAGGTGAGTCCAAAGATCCAAGACCTCTCTCTCGTCAGCGATCCAACGGTCGAAACAGAGACACCGGCGTTACACGTGGCACCCCTTCCGAGTCACTCCAATGATGAGGCTGGGGTGATTGAAGAGCTGGCTGATCGTTGTTCAAATCCGCCACTCGCCATCGCACCCCCTCCGATTGCACTCGGGGCTCAGCGCTTTCGTCGCTGGATGGTTGCGTCCTCAGCAGTCCAAGATCTGCAGGCATCCTGAGCACCATGCCCATTCCATCCCGCGCCCAGCTTGAGGGTGGCCTGATCGTGTCCGTTCAGGCTCCGGAAGGATCACCCATGCGGCATCCCGACGTGATTGCGGCCATGGCTGAAGCCAGTCTTCGCAACGGGGCAACTGGTGTGCGCCTGGAGAGCCCAGAGCACATCGGGGCTGTACGCAACCGCTGTCCTAACGCGCTGATCATTGGCCTATGGAAGCGCACCTTTCCAGACAGCTCGGTCTACATCACACCTCGCTGGGAGGACATTCAAGCGGTCTGGGCAGCCGGTGCTGACGTCATCGCCCTCGATGCCACGGCGCGCCAAAGGCCAGAAAAGGAAGAGCTTGCTGCACTCATTCAAAGGTCGAAAGAAGACCTAGGAGCACCACTCATGGCAGATGTGGACTCCATCGAAAACGGATTAATCGCGGCATCCCTGGGATGCGAATGGGTGGGAACCACCCTCTATGGATACACCGAGCAAACAGCACAACAAAATCCTCCCGGCTACAACTTGATCTCTCCCTTGAGAGATCAACTGCCCGACCGGGTGACATTGATTTGTGAGGGGGGCCTTAAGTCGCCTGATTCAGCTCTCAAGGCCCTTGAACATGGAGCTGATCTTGTTGTCGTTGGCACGGCGATTACTGGCGTCGACCTCCAAGTGGCCGATTACCTCAGGACCTTGAACAGGCAGAGTGATTGAGTCTCGCAAGACTCGGGCATGTTGCTCAAATTTGCTTTTCCTGTCGTCCTCAGCGGAGCCTTCTTCGGTCTGCCAATAGGAGGCTTGCAGATCACAGAACTCCAGGCCCTAAATCGAGAATTGGGGAGACTGTGCAGCCACCCACCCCGTGAAGCCTTATCGGTGTGTCGAATCCACTCTCGACTGGTGGGATCCCTTTAAGGGGATCCCAATCGCGGAATTACATCATTCCCATGCCGCCCATGCCGCCCATGGGATCCATACCACCCATACCGCCCATGGGGTCACCACCGCCACCTGCAGGAGCAGGGGGCTCAGGCTTATCTGCCACCACAACTTCAGTGGTTACCACCAGAGATGCAATCGAGACCGCATCCTGAAGCGCAAGACGAACCACCTTGGATGCATCCAGAATTCCTGCATTCATGAGGTCTTCATAGGTTCCGGTGAGAGCGTTGAATCCCTGTCCGCTATTGCGGACGCGATCCACTACCACGTCACCGTTAGAGCCTGCATTTTCAGCGATCTGACGCAGGGGAGCGCTCAGGGCACGCTGAACGATTTCGACACCTGTCTTTTGATCACCTTCCAACCCAGAGGACAGAGCATCGAGTTCTGACGCGATGTGCAGAAGGGTGGATCCGCCTCCAGCAACAATGCCTTCCTCCACAGCTGCACGGGTGGCATTGAGAGCATCCTCAATGCGTAGTTTGCGGTTTTTGAGCTCCGTCTCTGTTGGGGCGCCAACCTTGATGACGGCCACTCCTCCAGCGAGCTTGGCGATGCGCTCGTTGAGTTTCTCTTGGTCGTACTCCGAATCCGTATTCTCGAGCTCGCGTCTAATCGAGGCAACGCGGGCGCTGACGGCATCTTTGCTGTCATCGCTGGCCACGATTGTGGTGCTGTCCTTGCTGATCGTGATCCTGCGTGCCCGTCCTAGGTCGTCCATCGTCACCTTGTCGAGGGTCATCGCCCTGTCTTCGCTAATGACTTGACCGCCTGTGAGCACAGCGATGTCAGCGAGAGCCGCTTTGCGACGCTCGCCAAACGACGGAGCACGCACGGCAGCCACCTGCAACACCCCTCGGTTCTTATTCACCACCAGGGTTGCTAGGGCTTCACCATCAACTTCTTCAGCCAAAATGACCAAAGGAGAGCCTGATTTCTGAACCGTTTCCAACACCGGAACCAAATCAGTCACCGAGCTGATCTTGCGATCGGTGAGAAGCAGTAACGCATTCTCGAATTCACAAATCTGGCGGTCACCATCTGTGACGAAGTAGGGGGAGCTGTAGCCGCGATCAAAGGCCATTCCTTCTGTGACTTCAAGCTCAGTGGCTAGAGACTTGGATTCCTCAACGGTGATCACACCGTCAAAGCTCACCCTGTCCATGGCCTCGGCAACCATGCGACCCACCTCCTCATCCCCGCCTGAACTGACCGTGGCAACCTGGCGAATCGCATCGCCGCTCACGGACTGACTGCGCCGATTCAGGCTCGCGACCACAGCAGCCACAGCTTTTTCCATGCCCCGGCGAAGTTCGATCGGGCTAGCACCAGCAGCTGTATTACGAAGCCCCTCCTCCACCATCGCTTGAGCGAGCACGGTGGCCGTTGTGGTGCCATCTCCAGCTTTGTCCTTGGTCTTGGATGCCACCTGCTGGATCAGCTTCGCTCCAATATTTTCGAACGGATCTGCAAGTTCGATTTCTTTGGCGATCGTGTCACCGTCATTAACGATATCGGGCGAGCCGTAGGACTTCTCGAGCACTACATTGCGGCCTCTAGGTCCGATCGTGACCCGAACGGCGTCAGCAAGGGCGTTCATGCCTCGCTCGAGGGACTCACGTGATTCGTTCGAGAAGCTGAGAAGTTTGGCCATAGTGTCAGGAACCCGAGGGTCAATCCCTTCCAGGGTCTATGACCAACCGCTCCTCTCGGAAGTGGGGAAAGCCGAATCCATCGACCAACGGCGCAAAACGTCTGGTTAAGGTTTGATCATGAAGGATTCCGGAGCGCTGTTCTTCGTACTCATGGCTGCAATGGCTGCAACCATGACTTTGGTCTATGTGCCACTTCGCATTTATCTCACGGCGACGGATCGCAGTCGGAGATTGAAGTTGCTGCAGCGCATTCGCCGCTTAAGAGAAGAGCTCGGTCAGCCTCTCCAGAGCTGAAACTCAACTCATCACCATCCCACCATCCACCTGTAGGACTTGTCCCGTGATGTAAGCGGCTGCGGGGTCCGCAGCCAAAAACCTCACGGTTCCAGCCACTTGATCTGGAGTCCCAAACCGTCCCAAAGGAATGGCAGCAAGGATGGCGTCTGCCTCAAGATCTTTCGTCATATCGGTGGCAATGAAACCAGGTGCAACGGCATTCACCGTGATTCCACGGCTTGCCATCTCTTTGGCGCTACTTCGCGTGAGTCCCACAACACCGGCTTTGGCTGCTGCGTAATTGGCTTGTCCAGCGTTGCCCATCAGCCCAACCACCGAGGTGATGTTGATGATGCGACCACTCCTCTGCTTCAACATTGGGCGAGTCACTGCCCTCGTACAGAGGAAGACTCCGGTGAGATTGAGATTGATCACCGCCTGCCAATCCTCGGTTTTCATCCTCATCAACAAGCCATCCCGCGTAATCCCCGCGTTATTCACCAGCACGTCAATGCGTCCACTGCGCTTCAACACCGTTTTGATCAAGTCTTCGACTGAGGCCTCATCGGCTACGTCGGCCTGGAGCGCATAAGCGGAGCCTCCGTTGGCCTGAATCTCGGCAACCACTGCCTCAGCCGCGTCGGGAGAACTGGCGTAATTCACCACGACTTCTGCGCCCTCACCGGCCAAAGCCAAGGCCACTGCACGACCGATGCCACGACTTGCACCGGTGACAAGAGCGATTTGACCGTCAAGAGAAGCGGATGAACTCATGAACGCTTTTTTTTACGATCGTGTGATCGTAGGGATCGTTGGCCCTTTCAGTCATCAAGGCCAGCTAAGTGCCCCGCATGGTTTCAATCGTGTCGATGGCATCACCCAGCAAATTGCGGAATAACTCCAGCTGCTTCTGGCTCCCCATCACCACAAGAAGTTGACCAGGGCCAAGCCGTTCTTCCCCACTGGGATTTCCCTTCAATGAGCTGCCATCACGGATGGCCAGCACCATGGCCCCACTGCGGCGGCCCAGCTGAAGCTCCGACAAGCTCTTGCTGGCCAGGTGACCCACAAGGAATGGATCACGACTTAACCGAAATTCTTCAATTTCAAATTCCGACCCAGACAACAGATCCATAACAGATCCATGAAATCCACCGCCAAAGGCCGAAGCGCTGTGGCTGCCATCACCCTGCCCCCAGCAACGTAGGGACTCACCACAACCGTGGCTCCAGCGAGTTCAAGCTTTGCTGCCGCTTCTTCGCCATCAGCTCGGGCAATGAGCCGGCATCCAGGCTCCAAGCCTCGGGCGCTGAGCGTGACATACAGATTGGCGGCATCGCTAGGCAGAGCCGCCACCAGGCTGCGGCAGCGATGGAGTCCAGCCTCAATGAGGGTCTCATCGAGAGTGGCATCAGCCTGGAGCACAGGCAAACCGCGCTCCTCGGCCGCCTGCCGTCGAGCCGAATCCATCTCGACTACCAGCACAGGAACGGCCTCCAGGAGAAGCTGTTCGGCAATCTCCCGGCCAATGCGGCCATACCCGCAAAGAATCACATGGTTGTTCATACGCCGCAGGTTTCGGCGAAACCTCAACTCCCGCAATTGGCGGAAGTATCCAGATTCTGTCAGGCCAAGAATCTTTTGAATCGAGAGCTGCACCACCACGATGCCCCCTGCCACGATCAAAACCGTCACCAGCCGTCCGGCCTGGGAGAGGGGCTCCACTTCGCCATAACCAATGGTGCTGATCGTGATCAGCACCATCCACAAGCAATCACCCCA
This window harbors:
- the groL gene encoding chaperonin GroEL (60 kDa chaperone family; promotes refolding of misfolded polypeptides especially under stressful conditions; forms two stacked rings of heptamers to form a barrel-shaped 14mer; ends can be capped by GroES; misfolded proteins enter the barrel where they are refolded when GroES binds), which codes for MAKLLSFSNESRESLERGMNALADAVRVTIGPRGRNVVLEKSYGSPDIVNDGDTIAKEIELADPFENIGAKLIQQVASKTKDKAGDGTTTATVLAQAMVEEGLRNTAAGASPIELRRGMEKAVAAVVASLNRRSQSVSGDAIRQVATVSSGGDEEVGRMVAEAMDRVSFDGVITVEESKSLATELEVTEGMAFDRGYSSPYFVTDGDRQICEFENALLLLTDRKISSVTDLVPVLETVQKSGSPLVILAEEVDGEALATLVVNKNRGVLQVAAVRAPSFGERRKAALADIAVLTGGQVISEDRAMTLDKVTMDDLGRARRITISKDSTTIVASDDSKDAVSARVASIRRELENTDSEYDQEKLNERIAKLAGGVAVIKVGAPTETELKNRKLRIEDALNATRAAVEEGIVAGGGSTLLHIASELDALSSGLEGDQKTGVEIVQRALSAPLRQIAENAGSNGDVVVDRVRNSGQGFNALTGTYEDLMNAGILDASKVVRLALQDAVSIASLVVTTEVVVADKPEPPAPAGGGGDPMGGMGGMDPMGGMGGMGMM
- the fabG gene encoding 3-oxoacyl-[acyl-carrier-protein] reductase, whose protein sequence is MSSSASLDGQIALVTGASRGIGRAVALALAGEGAEVVVNYASSPDAAEAVVAEIQANGGSAYALQADVADEASVEDLIKTVLKRSGRIDVLVNNAGITRDGLLMRMKTEDWQAVINLNLTGVFLCTRAVTRPMLKQRSGRIINITSVVGLMGNAGQANYAAAKAGVVGLTRSSAKEMASRGITVNAVAPGFIATDMTKDLEADAILAAIPLGRFGTPDQVAGTVRFLAADPAAAYITGQVLQVDGGMVMS